Genomic DNA from Paenibacillus sp. KS-LC4:
CAATTAAACCGCGGCATACCGGTAGTGTGGAACGAGGAGCTCTCCCCTCCAGGGTCCCAAGCAACTGCGTCGCTGCAGCAATATGATCGACTGATGGGAGTGAGCTGACGATGAGGCCGGAACTGGCAGACTTGTGTAGACAGCTTCGCTTGGCGCATGTAGTCGATTATGTGGCTCAGCAACAGGACGAGCAGACGCAAGTGCTTGTCGAGCAATTGCTGCTGGCGGAGCGTGAAGGACGACGACGAGCCCGGCTAGGGAAACTCGTGCAACAGGTTGGCTTCCCTCACTTGAAAACCTTTGAGGGTTACGTATGCGAGCACATCTCATTTCCCGGCAGTTGTACGCTTGAGACGTTACTCGACATGAGATGGCTGACGCAGCGTGAAAACCTGCTATTAATGGGGGCGGTTGGAACAGGCAAAACGCATATGGCGACTGCGCTTGGCGTAGAGGCTTGCAGGAGAGGACATGCCGTTCAATTCTTTCGAGCTTCCGATTTAGTGTCGTTACTGCAAGAGAAGTTTGCGGCGAGCATGCTCAGCCGCTTTCGCGAGAAGCTGAAGAAGATGGATCTGATTATTTTGGATGAAGTGGGCTATGTCCCGTTTAACCAAACAGGCTCAGAATTGTTGTTTAATGTGATTGCCGACTGCTACGAACAGCAGAGCGTGATCGTCACATCTAATCTAGAGTTCGGTCAGTGGACCTCGATTTTCGGAGATACGAAGCTGACGTCTGCTTTGGTCGATCGCCTTGTGCATCACGCACACATACTTTCTTTCACGGGCGATAGCTTCCGACTCAAGCAAGCGATGGAACGTATACCGCAGTGACAATTTAACTGGCAAGCGGTCTCGGCATTTTTTTAGCACATTTAGGCATATTTCGCTTGCAAAAAACATGCTCGGTCCCTTTACTCAAATTCATTCTCATATGACCAAAGAACATCTCCATGGAAGCAATGGCCCCGTCAATTCTCATTCGTGACATAGTTCGCTTGATCCCTTACCTATGTAATGAGTAGACGTGCTATGATATGATTTATAATAATTACAAAACCCTTTATAAGGGGCTAAAGCATTATATGGAGGGAGTATAGCTAAATGGATATGAGAATTCCAATGCAACTTGGAGCGGTGATATTAAGTAAAGATGAGATTGGTTTTAAGGATGTGGTTAATGACTTTCCTAATGCAAATTTTGTATACATTATTACCTTTAACTTATCAAAGGAATCTGATATCTTGCT
This window encodes:
- the istB gene encoding IS21-like element helper ATPase IstB — encoded protein: MRPELADLCRQLRLAHVVDYVAQQQDEQTQVLVEQLLLAEREGRRRARLGKLVQQVGFPHLKTFEGYVCEHISFPGSCTLETLLDMRWLTQRENLLLMGAVGTGKTHMATALGVEACRRGHAVQFFRASDLVSLLQEKFAASMLSRFREKLKKMDLIILDEVGYVPFNQTGSELLFNVIADCYEQQSVIVTSNLEFGQWTSIFGDTKLTSALVDRLVHHAHILSFTGDSFRLKQAMERIPQ